A stretch of Tripterygium wilfordii isolate XIE 37 chromosome 11, ASM1340144v1, whole genome shotgun sequence DNA encodes these proteins:
- the LOC120008820 gene encoding probable transcription factor KAN4: protein MTTTPPSFPFPDLSLQISPPSLHQDYEAMETGYDIDISLKRKAGQTSDHGSSTTTESASSGSDISHENGFGPKELPKLSLGFELPARSRNLMSQHHRPQIYGRDQFKRSSNGRMINGVMKRSVRAPRMRWTTTLHAHFVHAVQLLGGHERATPKSVLELMNVKDLTLAHVKSHLQMYRTVKSTDKGSGQGQADIGLNQRASGRINAHDDDVDGLASGTADHNNSSYAPLNPSQTNLTKPIQIHSWSLSTQTNNDNTSSLDQNALTYSQFKEEGEKAEEELQVSHSVKERLDSTSLAASEMFLNLEFTLGRPSWKMDYVESSNELTLLDC, encoded by the exons ATGACAACTACTCCTCCATCATTTCCTTTCCCTGATCTTTCCTTACAGATCAGCCCTCCCTCACTTCATCAAGATTATGAAGCCATGGAAACAGGATACGACATCGACATCAGTTTAAAAAGAAAGGCTGGTCAGACTAGTGATCATGGGAGCTCAACTACTACTGAGTCTGCTAGCAGTGGGAGTGACATCAGCCATGAAAATGGGTTTGGTCCTAAAGAATTACCCAAGTTGAGCTTAGGGTTTGAACTGCCTGCAAGATCAAGAAATCTCATGAGTCAGCACCACAGACCTCAAATCTACGGTCGTGATCAGTTCAAGAGAAGTAGTAATGGGAGAATGATTAACGGAGTGATGAAGAGAAGTGTTAGGGCTCCAAGGATGAGATGGACTACAACTCTACACGCTCATTTTGTTCATGCCGTTCAGCTCCTTGGCGGTCATGAAA GAGCTACGCCAAAATCTGTATTAGAGTTGATGAATGTCAAGGATCTAACCCTGGCTCACGTGAAGAGTCACTTACAG ATGTACAGAACAGTGAAGAGCACTGACAAAGGATCAG GTCAAGGACAGGCAGATATAGGTTTGAACCAAAGAGCTTCAGGGCGTATTAATGctcatgatgatgatgtggaTGGATTAGCTTCTGGAACAGCTGACCATAACAACTCATCTTATGCTCCTCTCAACCCATCACAAACAAACCTTACAAAGCCCATCCAGAT ACATTCTTGGTCATTGTCAACACAGACAAATAATGACAATACTTCAAGTCTTGATCAGAATGCTTTGACGTATTCTCAATTTAAG gagGAGGGGGAGAAGGCAGAAGAAGAACTCCAAGTGTCTCATAGTGTGAAGGAGAGATTGGATTCTACTTCTTTGGCAGCTTCAGAAATGTTTCTCAATTTAGAGTTCACCCTCGGAAGGCCAAGCTggaaaatggactatgttgaaTCTTCAAACGAGTTGACCCTTCTAGACTGTTAA